From Streptomyces sp. HUAS MG91, the proteins below share one genomic window:
- a CDS encoding SDR family oxidoreductase, translating into MTDSTDTADVTPKDTLGGAVIAVAGAAGPAGRAALKRLAEAGATVIGADADAERLAEAVDEARYAHGGATVVGDTVDLLDLQATRDWADRIEKDFGRVDGVVHLVGGWRGSASFAETDLADWDLLEKLLIRTVQHTSLAFEGALGRSERGRYLLISAAGASRPTAGNAAYAASKAAAEAWTLALGDAFRKAGGDAGPRQAAAILVVKALVHDAMRAERPNAKFAGFTDVKELAEAITGVWDKPAAEVNGTRLWLTEKP; encoded by the coding sequence ATGACGGACTCCACCGACACCGCCGATGTCACGCCCAAGGACACGCTGGGCGGTGCCGTGATCGCGGTCGCCGGGGCGGCCGGGCCCGCGGGCCGCGCCGCGCTCAAGCGGCTCGCCGAGGCCGGTGCCACGGTCATCGGCGCCGACGCGGACGCCGAGCGCCTGGCCGAGGCCGTCGACGAGGCGCGTTACGCCCATGGCGGCGCCACGGTCGTCGGCGACACCGTGGACCTCCTCGACCTCCAGGCCACCCGCGACTGGGCGGACCGCATCGAGAAGGACTTCGGGCGGGTCGACGGTGTCGTCCACCTCGTCGGCGGCTGGCGCGGCAGCGCCTCCTTCGCCGAGACCGACCTCGCCGACTGGGACCTGCTCGAAAAGCTGCTGATCCGTACCGTGCAGCACACCTCGCTCGCGTTCGAGGGCGCGCTCGGCCGCTCCGAGCGCGGACGCTATCTGCTGATCAGCGCCGCGGGAGCCTCCAGGCCGACCGCCGGGAACGCCGCGTACGCCGCCTCCAAGGCCGCCGCCGAGGCCTGGACGCTCGCCCTCGGGGACGCGTTCCGCAAGGCCGGGGGCGATGCCGGTCCACGGCAGGCGGCTGCGATCCTGGTGGTGAAGGCGCTGGTGCACGACGCGATGCGCGCGGAGCGCCCCAACGCGAAGTTCGCGGGCTTCACGGACGTCAAGGAGCTGGCCGAGGCCATCACCGGCGTCTGGGACAAGCCCGCCGCCGAAGTGAACGGGACCCGTCTGTGGCTGACCGAGAAGCCGTGA